The Xenopus tropicalis strain Nigerian chromosome 1, UCB_Xtro_10.0, whole genome shotgun sequence DNA segment AATCTTTGATCCAGGACCAACTTAAGAAAGGCAAAAATCCTACAGGTTTATTAGCACTGCAGCAGATTGCAGATTTTATGACCACAGGCGTACCAAATGTTTACCCGTCAGCTCCTCAAGGTGGAATGGCAGCTCTAAACCTGAGTAAGTAGTAAATGGAACTTTAATAGTGTGGCTATGTGTGAAAATAAATGGTACCAGCCTTTTCTTGTGTAATCTGTAGATGACAGTGGCAGCAGGCTGATGGCAGTTTAAGACAGAATACCAAAAGGGGCAGTATAGAACTATATATAGCTCATTACGCTGACCATACATGCCCAAATTTGATCAGGCAGTTAACTGATTTGACTATACAGCCTGACCATTTGGCAAGTAAGGCAAGTTGTGGATTGTTTTGACAGATAATCCTACAATCCTAGAGGATTGAGGATGATCTGTCCTGAAAGAATATTTTAATTAACTGTCCGAAAGTATGTGAAGGAGGAGCAGCTCTTTTCCTGGTGTTTCAGTCGCTAAGGCAGTCCGGTATTATCACTATTAGCACTGTGTGCCATCCTTAATTTAGGAAATAAACTGGATAAAGGCAATAAACCGCTCCCATGAACCTTTAAAAAGTTTGTTCTGTGTTTTGTTTGGTTGAATTATGTGTTAATGACACCAGCTTGCAGATTAAAACTGTATTGCTGTGCTAATGCAATATTGTGCTCTTGTTAATCACCAGAATGTAAAAAAAGTCGAACATTTTAAGGAACAACTGCCatataatatagttatatattaaCTGTGTATTGGAAGCCTTAGGATGGAAAGTGTAAGATAACATTCTTTGTTTTGAACCTTATTTAGCTGCTAATGTTGGGCATAGTAGAAATATAAGTCACAAGGAAAATGCTTCTTGGTTAGTAAGCAGTTTGCCTAAGAGTAGGTTAAATCCCCCAGCAGTATGTtgcttttttataaataaatcaatataacTTAGTACTCTTATCTGTATTACTGTATTTGTTTGCACAGACACAGAATATTGTGGGCAGGAGAGATAATGCATATAATGCCGTAACACATTAActctttgttttcttcttttctaAGGCCTTGGTATGGTAACACCGGTGAATGACCTTAGGGGTTCAGATTCTATTGCGTACGAAAAGGGAGAGAAACTTCTGCGCTGTAAACTTGCAGCATTTCATAGATTAGCAGATTTGTTTGGATGGTCACAGCTAATCTACAATCATATTACGGTGAGTATTCAGTTAAtgttatttagcagacttaaggtacaaaTGTATCAGAAAGATAGTACTGGGTGATGAAATTTGTCGAATGAGTCATGATGAGTTACAGAACTGTCTGCAGGACAGGGGATATCCAGTGTCTTTACTGGAAAAATTAAGATAAAGTACTTAGAATCTACTTTCTTAGCATATCCAATAATACCAACAAATTGTGCTTTGTTACTAATTATAACAGGGCGACTCCTATTCTTGTTAGTGGAAAGCCTTTTAGGAGCGGTTTGGTGCCCactatagcagagatctatcgcgggcgactcaACCGCTTACCCTAACGggtttcaaatttattttttcgGAAATCATGTATGATATGGGATAAATTGGTTAAGGTTGTTGTACCTCTATTATGGTACATAATTTAAAATGACTGTAAGAAGGATATTTTCATGTattgtatatgcaaaaaaaaaaaaaaaaaggaaagggtcCTGTTCTGTAAAAAATCATAACCGTAAATCCTGTGGCATCACTAAAGGTACTGCTGGGTGCTTGATTGCTGGGCTCATTCTTAACTCATGGCAAAAGCTCTCATGCTTGATAATTGCCCCAGTGCATTAATAGAGGAGAAAGGTGCAAATGTATTTTCTCATTTCTTCCATACAGGGATTTTCTTTCCATCCTCAATAAACCTGTTTCAATTCATAGTACAGTACAGCAGCCTAGTTAGTTGCCTAGCCgctattttaaaggacatgtaaacccgccgcccacaaaaaaatataatcagttaacagccactttgaaatctttaaataccttttGATTCCTtttgttcagaggttaatagtaaggctacatCATCCCCTTAATCAATTAtaattccttctcctcctctaacccactcccTTAGAagttgactttggctcttggcttactgagcatgctcagtagtgaTGGCACTTCTGGTTtcaatagaaactctgctctTGCTGTGCAGTCTGCAGTCcttctaacctcctgtcctgagctcagtttaatcGTTACAAGGTACAATCCAAGCatgtgtaagcctgtattcttaATTACATAAACTTTGCAGCACAAGTgtactgtttgcagatgtaaatgttactgaagatgtgtgaaaggaaaatggccactgggtgaaagttaTATACATGgtgggaaaatgtagggtttacatgtcttttaagacTTCCCTTTAGAACAGCGTGTGTAGGGTTATACTTTCATGCTCTTGATGTGCATGTGAAGTAGCACCAAATAAATGCACCAAGGCACggtttgcaaaagtatttgtACTTATTTGATCATTACCATAAATTAATTGTAACATCACATTCTGTTCCTATGTGTAGGTCAGAGTAAATTCAGAGCAAGAACACTTCTTGATTGTTCCCTTTGGACTCCTGTACAGCGAAGTGACGGCATCAAGTCTGGTAACTGTTACTCTTTGCTAGTTTTAACCACTTTAGGATCATGATCTTCATGTATCTTCTCTACATTAGCCTCAGAGCACCCAATAGCTGTGGCACAATCTTCTATATGCCTtattgtattaaatacattttattcatatttagATAAAGGTAAATCTGCAAGGAGAGTTGGTTGATCGCGGCAGCACAAACCTGGGAGTTAATAAAGCTGGCTTTACATTGCACTCGGCAATTTACGCAGCACGACCAGATGTAAAATGTATTGTACATATACATTCACCGGCAGGGGCAGCAGTGAGTATTGAGCTTTTGTTGTGTTTATTCATGTGCATCCATGTCCTTTTTGGCTCATTTGCGATTGTTGTATTGTTTACCAAACAGCTGGAAGGCACATGAATTATTTGTTTCCTTTTTGTAATTAGCTGATTGagatatattcatataaatagtATTCTAacggtttttgttttgttgttttaccTTGGCTCTGTAGAATTTTTTTTAGATCTGCTTTCAGATCATACCATAAGTATGTGCCTTTCCTTTCAAAAACCTAACTCCTTAACCCTTCCCAAATCCTGGGTGTCTCAAAACTATGAAGCTGGAGGATAGAAAACTGGTTAACATAAGGAAgcacttttataaatacatgaaacAGCTGTCAAGCCGATGCAGCGGTGACTAATTTAGTATTGGAATTTAAATGTGCCTGGAATAATATTGGGACATTTTAAACACCAGTAATTTAATAGGTAGACGGcaagttattttttgtttttttatttatgtattagtTTATATTAAAGTTGTATAGTACCACATTAGACTTAGATTCAGTTAAAATTCTTGCATTTATTTCCAGTTGATTTCTTGACCTATTTTTGGTTGTCAAATCTGTATAGGTCTCTGCAATGAAATGTGGCCTGTTACCACTTTCTCCTGAAGCACTATCTTTGGGTGAAGTAGCTTATCATGACTACCATGGCATTTTGGTAGATGAAGAAGAAAAAGTACTAATTCAGAAAAACTTGGGACCAAAAAGCAAAGTGAGTATTTTCTTCTTGTATGTTTCTGTATTTGCTAAGAGTAAATAGCAGTGGCTTATAGCACTATGCTTTTATTCCATGTAGGTGCTCATTCTACGAAATCATGGCTTGGTGACAATGGGAGAAACTGTTGAGGAGgctttttattatatacacaATCTGATGTCTGCTTGTGAAATTCAGGTAATTAATATCTTGCACGAACATTTATAGGGAAGATGGAATACGCTAAATTATTTTTGCTGCATTCTCTTGAAAATATTCTATAAGGCTTGTAAGCAGTTTctgctatatatattttgtagtaAAATTGTAGTTATTTTAATTAACAATGTTAAATATTTCAGGTACGCACCCTAGCCAGTGCAGGAGGCCCGGACAATTTGGTACTGTTAGACCCTGGAAAGTATAAAAAATCCCGTTCACCAGAAACCCCAAGTGGGGATGGAAGTGGACTACATCCCAAGTGGCTTGTTGGGGAACAGGAATTTGAGGCACTCATGCGTATGCTGGATAACTTGGTAAGAATTTGCTTTCCATTGATAATAACTTTTGGACACCCCTTTATAAAAGTAACTTTGGTACTTCTATGCCATAGGTCCAACTTGACTTTTAAAGTTCCCCAGTATTAAACTTCTGTGATTAAATTTTGAATGCAAACATACATATtggtgtaacaaaaaaaaaaaaaacgatcaaGAAATGTTACAATTCATTGGTCAAATATTTGGTACATTGGTACTTCTCCAGAAGGAATTAATTTCTATATTAAAATGCTCCGTCTCTTTTGCTTTGGCTAGGTATATGAACAAGGCTTAGCTACATCACTTTTCTTGAACCCCTTTCTGCAGTTTAGCAGCAGCAATAAACAGTCACTAGCCTACTCTGTATATAAGAAATGTTTACACCTTTCCATTCCATTCTTTCCATAGGGTTACAGAACTGGCTATCCCTACCGATGTCCAGCCTTGCGAGAGAAGGCCAAAAAGTACAGTGATGTTGAAATACCTGCTAGTGTTACGGGATACTCCCTAGGAAATGATGGTGGCTCAGGCACTTGTTCCCCACTCAGACACAGTTTTCAGAAACAGCAGCGTGAGAAGACAAAGTGGCTGAACTCTGGTAGAGCAGATGATACGTCAGAAGATGGGCAGAACGGTGGCAGCCCAAAGTCGAAGACTAAGGTGTGGACGAACATTACACACGATCACGTGAAACCCTTGCTGCAGTCTCTCTCGTCCGGTGTCTGCGTGCCAAGCTGTATAACCAACTGCTTGGTCTGTGCCTACCTTACTGTTCATAGTTGATATAGAGCAACTGGAGGTGACTGGCACTTGGAGGCTTTGGGAAAGTTATAAAATCTCTCTCTGTAATCTTGGCTTTTGCTAACCCTTAAATGGCTTCTGCTTATTCTTTCTACACTAGAGAATCTGTAGAAAAAAATTCTTCTATTTAGCTTGAAACTGCTTAAGCCTAAGGCTAGTTACAACTCTTTCCATGCTTAAAATACTAATCATTTGCTCATGTAAACCATCTTTAAAAGATGTCTAGAATATACTGCAGGCCCCTCTGCTCTCTAAttgtagtaatagtaataatatgtATGTTAGCACATAACCTCTTAAGCAGTTTGCTTTGCTAATGCTAATTACTTTTCCTTGCTATGTATACAATCCTTCTTCCCAAAGCCTTTAAGCTTTAAAAGTCAGTTTCCTTATGCATGAATTGTTGCATGCCAGTAGATGGCCATAAATGACAACAGTACAATTTGGGTGTGGCATGACTAAAGTGCAGCTCAGGCTCTCAGCTGGCACTAACCGATAGATACTGCTTTTGTGTTTGTTTCTTGTGTAAAGGTGAGGATGGAGGAGTGGTTAAAGAATTTCTCCGTTAGCAGCATACAGATGGAGCTGTGTGTATGTGCAGTACTAGTTATGGCGGGTATTCGAAAGTGAGGAATCTCTTTAAAGAGGCAATACTTTGCCTGCACTCggaaccattgtgttggcccgggtgcaggcacacatggcgGATATCCACTTAGAATTGGGAAAGCTCGCATTTCTTTACCAATATCCGCACAACACGATGGTTCTGAGTGCAGAAAAAGGAGGCTGGTTCTCAGCATGCGTTCttcctagggatgcaccgaatcccaggatttggcctttttcagcaggattcagattcggccgaatccgtgcctctggctgaactgaatccttaaaagtCATGTGACACTGTGACGGATGTTTGAAATTTTTTGCTGCATGCGTGGTTCATTTTAACACTTGCCCGTcttaatttgcacatgcaaattaggatttggtatttggccaaatctttcatgaaggattcgagGTTCAgacgaatcccaaaatagtgggtccagtgcatccctaatttttctCCAGCCATGTGGGGCATCAGCCTATGCCCATGCAGTCAAATTATCAGTTCTGTATAAACCGCCCCCCCTTCTTCTATAGTCTGTGTCCGGTTTACAGATAATATCactgtttgtttatttttgattGAAACAAAAGACAGAATGCACAACCCATAcaagccttagggctctggcacgcggggagattagtcgcccggtgagcgatttacattttcgccggtgggaccTTTacattagtcgcgggcgactaatctccccgtgtgccagagcccttaggggaaAGACAGACAGGGCAGTTAGTAGCTGCGGTTATTAAAATCCAGTGACGGTGACTAATCGCCCACCACAAAAGTTGTGGAGACTAGTCCCTGCACGGTACATTTTGCACGTGACTGTGTGTGGGGTTTTAAAAATTGCAACAACTAGTTGCTTCTTCTGTCTTGGCTCTTATAGGTTGCCCCCATGTTAAACACCATTGTATATGCCCCTTGCACTAGACAGGTGCTTGTGGTGCAGCATCTGTAACTTGTTAGACAATATGGCTGTCTCGCGTGCAGTTTATAGTGTAAAGACTGTGCTTTGAGCTATCTGTTGTTTTAGTAAGAGCTACATTTTATAACACTGGGCCCATAAAAGGTTGCAGGACCTGGGTTTGACTTCTTGCAAAATATCTGCTTTATAGGATGCTATAAAAACGCCACTTTTTTTTCTACTATTTTTCCTACTGGTATAAAATCTGCACCACATGCATGTGCCCTAGAATATTTATGGCATGTATTACAGACTGCTTTAGAATTTCTATAATATTCTTTAACACACTTTTTGGCAGTTTAATAACCTATAGGTTTGaagctgctttttttttactctgtttttttattgtaatcaCTTTAATGCTTTCATTAGGCTTGTACCTTTTTTTATTCAAGCACCATTCTCTTGGTGTCATTAATTGGCCTCTCTTGTACTTCTTTGACTTTTGTCGCTAGGGTATAAAAGGCCAAAATGTCCTGAAAGAGCCTTCTAAATAGCAATTAAACAGTAAGGGAAAATGTAGTTCTTTTTCACCATTGATAGTTACTTTACACATAAAGCAAttcaaattctgcattatttaagTAAATGAATCTTTATCTGTTCTAGTAGTTGCCATTTATCTAGATAATTATGCAGTAGACACAGATAAGCTTTAATATACCCTTTATCTCTTCACCTTTGTCCTCATTTGCTCAGATAACCCAGTTACAAAATACTTTATGCCCCTAAAATATTTATAGAAGCAGGCAGTGTAATTTGTTGACACAGAAGCTCGTCAGAATTGCGTTCCTTTGAATTGTTTTCTCTATTAACTTGGCCGTCCCCTTTGACCCTCCCCATTCCACTTATCAGTTGTATCTACAAGCATACTGATGTCGTCATTGTATTTCACTTTTTTCAGGTAAGTTTCAACACATTGCTTGTTGTAAATAAATTACACTTGCCAAAATCTGATAATTAGAAAAACGAACAAATTACCAAACTGGAATGATATAATGAGTGCTGTGGCTTAAGTATTGCCTTAAAGGTTAAGGAAATGTACATCATATTTTAAACATTGAAAAGGTAAAAGAACAGTGGTGCTAATATCACATTAGGGGCTAATGCTTTTATAGTGAGAGAACTGACAGTGTTTTGTTTGATCTTCTCTATTgatttaaaattgatttaaatCTATGTACCGTATGTATAATACTTATATACAGCCATTATACTACTTATATAACGCCAATATACTACTTATATACAGCCCTGTACAGCAGAAACAGTAATGCATAGAACAAAcaggtcattacaataatatatacaaagtacagttacataaaacaggttgttcacctttaaattaactattagatTGATGGAAAAATGCTATTCTAAAACAGTTTGCGATTGGTCTTTATTGGTCTCTATGcgattgggattttttttaattaattaattagagtCTTGTgcagcagctgtccagtttgaaatttcagtagttatctggttgccagggtacaatttaacttagcaaccaggtagtggtctGAATAGgagacatgaatatgaatagagaaggacCTAAATAGagggataagtaataaaaggtaaaataacaataaaatgaccGAATCACAGaacaatattttttggctgcaggAATCATTTGCTTCCATTTGAAatctgaaaagagtcagaagaggaaggtaaataataaaaaataaataagaccaattgaaacgttgctaagaataggctattctataacatattaaaagttaacctaaaggtgaactacccctttaaagattaAGTGTTAGAGACGAGGGAGGAGGCCCTGCcctttagagcttacaatctaagtgggtgggtaggGTACAGAACGAATAGGAGGATATTCAGTGCTACAGTATACAGTGAATGTAACTGTAACAACTTTTAGTGGACACCTTAGATAAGAATGTTCACCCTCAGAATGTTTTGTAAATGAAGTTTGAAAATATTTAGATCAGAACATATCATTAAGGCATAATTCCATGGGTATATGTGATAGCAGCAATGTCTTTTTAGCTGTATTTGAAGAGATCAGTATGGTAGGATAGAAAAATCACCTTTGTTAAAGGGTAAGAAAAGGCTGGAATGGTAGGATGCCCCCTGGGGTCCCCTGGGATTCTTTTGATTCAGCCAAGCACAATAAGCCTGCATAAGGTGTCACGGGTGACATTGTGGAACATCCACTGCAGTAAAGCTCCCCTGCAGAGACACATATAAAAGCATCTATTCTTCCAAGCAATGCAGGATGGTATTAGTGTGGCATTGTGGATGATCATCGGTTAACTCCGATAAAGGCCGATAAACGCTGCCAGCTTATCTGTGTCTGGGGCACTCAGAAGGGCCTGCCCGGCCAGTAACTCCTTCATTTATGTACAAGTGTCTCAACTGATATTTGCCCATATTTCTTACCTTTCACCCCCAAGCTTCCTTCTGTACAATATTATTTGTACAATAATATATGTCGgtattgtagggatgcaccagatCTGCACTTTCAGGATTTGGGCAAATATGCTCGGTCAGGTAATAAATTA contains these protein-coding regions:
- the add1 gene encoding alpha-adducin isoform X6, translated to MNGDSNAGVVTTPPPTNPPHKEKYFDRVDENNPEYLRERNMAPDLRQDFNMMEQKKRVSMILQSPAFCDELESLIQDQLKKGKNPTGLLALQQIADFMTTGVPNVYPSAPQGGMAALNLSLGMVTPVNDLRGSDSIAYEKGEKLLRCKLAAFHRLADLFGWSQLIYNHITVRVNSEQEHFLIVPFGLLYSEVTASSLIKVNLQGELVDRGSTNLGVNKAGFTLHSAIYAARPDVKCIVHIHSPAGAAVSAMKCGLLPLSPEALSLGEVAYHDYHGILVDEEEKVLIQKNLGPKSKVLILRNHGLVTMGETVEEAFYYIHNLMSACEIQVRTLASAGGPDNLVLLDPGKYKKSRSPETPSGDGSGLHPKWLVGEQEFEALMRMLDNLGYRTGYPYRCPALREKAKKYSDVEIPASVTGYSLGNDGGSGTCSPLRHSFQKQQREKTKWLNSGRADDTSEDGQNGGSPKSKTKVWTNITHDHVKPLLQSLSSGVCVPSCITNCLWTKEDGMKSATSAVPNMFVPLNTDPKEVQEMRNKIREQNLQDIKTAGPQSQVLCGVVVDRSVVQGELVTASKAIIEKEYQPKVIVTSTGPNPFNKFSDRELEEYHKEIERKQKGAEDCGETAVSPSSLEGVVLSTHGPNGEPVSSQSEAERNEQIHTSLAEVNEQLEEPADEKEAPVEHIRTPPSTPIKPEESQQEQTYKDDSDAATLKQTLPDLTPDEPSEELAVPISGKEGDAQSVPCDRDITKVPTESAPEEKEEAEPQPVDSPTTPAAEEPAPADPAPAEASLVDAGSDESPGKSPSKKKKKFRTPSFLKKNKKKSES
- the add1 gene encoding alpha-adducin isoform X16, giving the protein MNGDSNAGVVTTPPPTNPPHKEKYFDRVDENNPEYLRERNMAPDLRQDFNMMEQKKRVSMILQSPAFCDELESLIQDQLKKGKNPTGLLALQQIADFMTTGVPNVYPSAPQGGMAALNLSLGMVTPVNDLRGSDSIAYEKGEKLLRCKLAAFHRLADLFGWSQLIYNHITVRVNSEQEHFLIVPFGLLYSEVTASSLIKVNLQGELVDRGSTNLGVNKAGFTLHSAIYAARPDVKCIVHIHSPAGAAVSAMKCGLLPLSPEALSLGEVAYHDYHGILVDEEEKVLIQKNLGPKSKVLILRNHGLVTMGETVEEAFYYIHNLMSACEIQVRTLASAGGPDNLVLLDPGKYKKSRSPETPSGDGSGLHPKWLVGEQEFEALMRMLDNLGYRTGYPYRCPALREKAKKYSDVEIPASVTGYSLGNDGGSGTCSPLRHSFQKQQREKTKWLNSGRADDTSEDGQNGGSPKSKTKWTKEDGMKSATSAVPNMFVPLNTDPKEVQEMRNKIREQNLQDIKTAGPQSQVLCGVVVDRSVVQRLAVYKDAPLSDCSETIEGLDLTEQTFSPAKTLSVRKGELVTASKAIIEKEYQPKVIVTSTGPNPFNKFSDRELEEYHKEIERKQKGAEEQLEEPADEKEAPVEHIRTPPSTPIKPEESQQEQTYKDDSDAATLKQTLPDLTPDEPSEELAVPISGKEGDAQSVPCDRDITKVPTESAPEEKEEAEPQPVDSPTTPAAEEPAPADPAPAEASLVDAGSDESPGKSPSKKKKKFRTPSFLKKNKKKSES
- the add1 gene encoding alpha-adducin isoform X15; this translates as MNGDSNAGVVTTPPPTNPPHKEKYFDRVDENNPEYLRERNMAPDLRQDFNMMEQKKRVSMILQSPAFCDELESLIQDQLKKGKNPTGLLALQQIADFMTTGVPNVYPSAPQGGMAALNLSLGMVTPVNDLRGSDSIAYEKGEKLLRCKLAAFHRLADLFGWSQLIYNHITVRVNSEQEHFLIVPFGLLYSEVTASSLIKVNLQGELVDRGSTNLGVNKAGFTLHSAIYAARPDVKCIVHIHSPAGAAVSAMKCGLLPLSPEALSLGEVAYHDYHGILVDEEEKVLIQKNLGPKSKVLILRNHGLVTMGETVEEAFYYIHNLMSACEIQVRTLASAGGPDNLVLLDPGKYKKSRSPETPSGDGSGLHPKWLVGEQEFEALMRMLDNLGYRTGYPYRCPALREKAKKYSDVEIPASVTGYSLGNDGGSGTCSPLRHSFQKQQREKTKWLNSGRADDTSEDGQNGGSPKSKTKWTKEDGMKSATSAVPNMFVPLNTDPKEVQEMRNKIREQNLQDIKTAGPQSQVLCGVVVDRSVVQGELVTASKAIIEKEYQPKVIVTSTGPNPFNKFSDRELEEYHKEIERKQKGAEEQLEEPADEKEAPVEHIRTPPSTPIKPEGDGYAKEYLLP
- the add1 gene encoding alpha-adducin isoform X14; this encodes MNGDSNAGVVTTPPPTNPPHKEKYFDRVDENNPEYLRERNMAPDLRQDFNMMEQKKRVSMILQSPAFCDELESLIQDQLKKGKNPTGLLALQQIADFMTTGVPNVYPSAPQGGMAALNLSLGMVTPVNDLRGSDSIAYEKGEKLLRCKLAAFHRLADLFGWSQLIYNHITVRVNSEQEHFLIVPFGLLYSEVTASSLIKVNLQGELVDRGSTNLGVNKAGFTLHSAIYAARPDVKCIVHIHSPAGAAVSAMKCGLLPLSPEALSLGEVAYHDYHGILVDEEEKVLIQKNLGPKSKVLILRNHGLVTMGETVEEAFYYIHNLMSACEIQVRTLASAGGPDNLVLLDPGKYKKSRSPETPSGDGSGLHPKWLVGEQEFEALMRMLDNLGYRTGYPYRCPALREKAKKYSDVEIPASVTGYSLGNDGGSGTCSPLRHSFQKQQREKTKWLNSGRADDTSEDGQNGGSPKSKTKVWTNITHDHVKPLLQSLSSGVCVPSCITNCLWTKEDGMKSATSAVPNMFVPLNTDPKEVQEMRNKIREQNLQDIKTAGPQSQVLCGVVVDRSVVQGELVTASKAIIEKEYQPKVIVTSTGPNPFNKFSDRELEEYHKEIERKQKGAEEQLEEPADEKEAPVEHIRTPPSTPIKPEGDGYAKEYLLP
- the add1 gene encoding alpha-adducin isoform X10 gives rise to the protein MNGDSNAGVVTTPPPTNPPHKEKYFDRVDENNPEYLRERNMAPDLRQDFNMMEQKKRVSMILQSPAFCDELESLIQDQLKKGKNPTGLLALQQIADFMTTGVPNVYPSAPQGGMAALNLSLGMVTPVNDLRGSDSIAYEKGEKLLRCKLAAFHRLADLFGWSQLIYNHITVRVNSEQEHFLIVPFGLLYSEVTASSLIKVNLQGELVDRGSTNLGVNKAGFTLHSAIYAARPDVKCIVHIHSPAGAAVSAMKCGLLPLSPEALSLGEVAYHDYHGILVDEEEKVLIQKNLGPKSKVLILRNHGLVTMGETVEEAFYYIHNLMSACEIQVRTLASAGGPDNLVLLDPGKYKKSRSPETPSGDGSGLHPKWLVGEQEFEALMRMLDNLGYRTGYPYRCPALREKAKKYSDVEIPASVTGYSLGNDGGSGTCSPLRHSFQKQQREKTKWLNSGRADDTSEDGQNGGSPKSKTKVWTNITHDHVKPLLQSLSSGVCVPSCITNCLWTKEDGMKSATSAVPNMFVPLNTDPKEVQEMRNKIREQNLQDIKTAGPQSQVLCGVVVDRSVVQGELVTASKAIIEKEYQPKVIVTSTGPNPFNKFSDRELEEYHKEIERKQKGAEEQLEEPADEKEAPVEHIRTPPSTPIKPEESQQEQTYKDDSDAATLKQTLPDLTPDEPSEELAVPISGKEGDAQSVPCDRDITKVPTESAPEEKEEAEPQPVDSPTTPAAEEPAPADPAPAEASLVDAGSDESPGKSPSKKKKKFRTPSFLKKNKKKSES
- the add1 gene encoding alpha-adducin isoform X8 — protein: MNGDSNAGVVTTPPPTNPPHKEKYFDRVDENNPEYLRERNMAPDLRQDFNMMEQKKRVSMILQSPAFCDELESLIQDQLKKGKNPTGLLALQQIADFMTTGVPNVYPSAPQGGMAALNLSLGMVTPVNDLRGSDSIAYEKGEKLLRCKLAAFHRLADLFGWSQLIYNHITVRVNSEQEHFLIVPFGLLYSEVTASSLIKVNLQGELVDRGSTNLGVNKAGFTLHSAIYAARPDVKCIVHIHSPAGAAVSAMKCGLLPLSPEALSLGEVAYHDYHGILVDEEEKVLIQKNLGPKSKVLILRNHGLVTMGETVEEAFYYIHNLMSACEIQVRTLASAGGPDNLVLLDPGKYKKSRSPETPSGDGSGLHPKWLVGEQEFEALMRMLDNLGYRTGYPYRCPALREKAKKYSDVEIPASVTGYSLGNDGGSGTCSPLRHSFQKQQREKTKWLNSGRADDTSEDGQNGGSPKSKTKVWTNITHDHVKPLLQSLSSGVCVPSCITNCLWTKEDGMKSATSAVPNMFVPLNTDPKEVQEMRNKIREQNLQDIKTAGPQSQVLCGVVVDRSVVQRLAVYKDAPLSDCSETIEGLDLTEQTFSPAKTLSVRKGELVTASKAIIEKEYQPKVIVTSTGPNPFNKFSDRELEEYHKEIERKQKGAEDCGETAVSPSSLEGVVLSTHGPNGEPVSSQSEAERNEQIHTSLAEVNGEEPRAAPEHHHSELPVTGVLIAEENGLSPHKEFHTAVIRALNFSSDFIPSTTEQLEEPADEKEAPVEHIRTPPSTPIKPEGDGYAKEYLLP
- the add1 gene encoding alpha-adducin isoform X7, which codes for MNGDSNAGVVTTPPPTNPPHKEKYFDRVDENNPEYLRERNMAPDLRQDFNMMEQKKRVSMILQSPAFCDELESLIQDQLKKGKNPTGLLALQQIADFMTTGVPNVYPSAPQGGMAALNLSLGMVTPVNDLRGSDSIAYEKGEKLLRCKLAAFHRLADLFGWSQLIYNHITVRVNSEQEHFLIVPFGLLYSEVTASSLIKVNLQGELVDRGSTNLGVNKAGFTLHSAIYAARPDVKCIVHIHSPAGAAVSAMKCGLLPLSPEALSLGEVAYHDYHGILVDEEEKVLIQKNLGPKSKVLILRNHGLVTMGETVEEAFYYIHNLMSACEIQVRTLASAGGPDNLVLLDPGKYKKSRSPETPSGDGSGLHPKWLVGEQEFEALMRMLDNLGYRTGYPYRCPALREKAKKYSDVEIPASVTGYSLGNDGGSGTCSPLRHSFQKQQREKTKWLNSGRADDTSEDGQNGGSPKSKTKVWTNITHDHVKPLLQSLSSGVCVPSCITNCLWTKEDGMKSATSAVPNMFVPLNTDPKEVQEMRNKIREQNLQDIKTAGPQSQVLCGVVVDRSVVQRLAVYKDAPLSDCSETIEGLDLTEQTFSPAKTLSVRKGELVTASKAIIEKEYQPKVIVTSTGPNPFNKFSDRELEEYHKEIERKQKGAEEQLEEPADEKEAPVEHIRTPPSTPIKPEESQQEQTYKDDSDAATLKQTLPDLTPDEPSEELAVPISGKEGDAQSVPCDRDITKVPTESAPEEKEEAEPQPVDSPTTPAAEEPAPADPAPAEASLVDAGSDESPGKSPSKKKKKFRTPSFLKKNKKKSES
- the add1 gene encoding alpha-adducin isoform X9 is translated as MNGDSNAGVVTTPPPTNPPHKEKYFDRVDENNPEYLRERNMAPDLRQDFNMMEQKKRVSMILQSPAFCDELESLIQDQLKKGKNPTGLLALQQIADFMTTGVPNVYPSAPQGGMAALNLSLGMVTPVNDLRGSDSIAYEKGEKLLRCKLAAFHRLADLFGWSQLIYNHITVRVNSEQEHFLIVPFGLLYSEVTASSLIKVNLQGELVDRGSTNLGVNKAGFTLHSAIYAARPDVKCIVHIHSPAGAAVSAMKCGLLPLSPEALSLGEVAYHDYHGILVDEEEKVLIQKNLGPKSKVLILRNHGLVTMGETVEEAFYYIHNLMSACEIQVRTLASAGGPDNLVLLDPGKYKKSRSPETPSGDGSGLHPKWLVGEQEFEALMRMLDNLGYRTGYPYRCPALREKAKKYSDVEIPASVTGYSLGNDGGSGTCSPLRHSFQKQQREKTKWLNSGRADDTSEDGQNGGSPKSKTKWTKEDGMKSATSAVPNMFVPLNTDPKEVQEMRNKIREQNLQDIKTAGPQSQVLCGVVVDRSVVQGELVTASKAIIEKEYQPKVIVTSTGPNPFNKFSDRELEEYHKEIERKQKGAEDCGETAVSPSSLEGVVLSTHGPNGEPVSSQSEAERNEQIHTSLAEVNEQLEEPADEKEAPVEHIRTPPSTPIKPEESQQEQTYKDDSDAATLKQTLPDLTPDEPSEELAVPISGKEGDAQSVPCDRDITKVPTESAPEEKEEAEPQPVDSPTTPAAEEPAPADPAPAEASLVDAGSDESPGKSPSKKKKKFRTPSFLKKNKKKSES